A stretch of the Hippocampus zosterae strain Florida chromosome 16, ASM2543408v3, whole genome shotgun sequence genome encodes the following:
- the LOC127588709 gene encoding uncharacterized protein LOC127588709 isoform X1 has translation MDRTMTATPAPVWKSLRACPADLLALSHPQANHSQSQGCRGEVSEGSQHLIGDVLTDWMTEEVDFSSYLPNPPSPPSSTNASLPPSPLQNDIHVPSDLEVMTSLLQEELAQLEDYFLSEPLPEKGPRLGRCDRASLLTGPQPYSQLPCASYSAPNQSESSPFLLTLASGEVDLLGVCAGPVGRSKIPRYTPYSCGRPSPCARKRIPDGVRLGEGYDHSSSSKGINSGNSSLSYCCVEEEQLAGYCLGGAVELRKCGVLAKEDKNCRFNHNAVGNAKAATAAGGFHFAASLHDPPKKEDLLMYSMREVSSGAANSEVLSGVKTGAEVPKATVSWKAQSSDSCSYLSGTPQSETYHGFFTEQVKAENLQIGQHDLHCNFLEDPGPECLLMARDSLNLESCRLKEDHCAVKYEFDVIPAEGGGERKQKKRDQNKTAAHRYRQRKRAELDSLEEQLHCLEVRNRELRDKAESVEREIQYVKDLLIEVYKARSQRLKQDATG, from the exons ATGGACAGAACGATGACGGCGACACCGGCTCCTGTTTGGAAGTCTCTTCGTGCGTGCCCGGCAGAcctcctcgctctctctcacccACAGGCTAaccacagccaatcacaggggtgCAGGGGGGAGGTGTCAGAGGGGAGTCAGCACTTAATTG GTGATGTTCTCACCGACTGGATGACGGAAGAAGTCGACTTCTCCTCATACCTCCCGAATCCTCCCTCCCCtccttcctccaccaatgcctCCCTTCCCCCGTCACCCCTTCAGAATGACATCCACGTGCCCTCCGACTTAGAGGTTATGACCTCTCTGCTGCAAGAGGAACTAGCCCAACTGGAAGACTACTTCCTGTCCGAGCCGCTGCCAGAGAAAGGTCCCAGGCTGGGAAGATGTGACCGGGCTTCGCTGCTGACGGGTCCTCAGCCGTACAGTCAGCTGCCCTGCGCGTCGTACTCCGCACCCAACCAGTCGGAATCCAGCCCGTTTCTGCTCACCCTGGCAAGCGGAGAAGTGGACTTGCTCGGTGTGTGTGCCGGGCCGGTAGGGCGGTCCAAAATTCCCAGATACACCCCGTACAGCTGCGGTCGCCCCAGTCCGTGCGCTCGGAAAAGAATCCCAGACGGCGTGAGGTTAGGCGAAGGTTACGACCACAGTTCAAGTTCCAAAGGAATCAACTCAGGTAACTCATCACTCAGTTATTGCTGCGTGGAAGAAGAGCAGTTAGCCGGCTACTGCCTGGGCGGTGCGGTCGAGCTCCGAAAATGCGGCGTTCTcgcaaaagaagacaaaaactgCCGCTTCAATCACAACGCTGTCGGCAACGCAAAGGCGGCCACCGCCGCTGGCGGATTCCATTTTGCCGCATCCCTTCACGACCCGCCAAAGAAAGAAGATCTGTTGATGTACAGCATGAGAGAGGTGAGCAGCGGCGCCGCTAACAGCGAGGTGCTGTCCGGCGTCAAGACTGGCGCGGAGGTGCCAAAAGCGACAGTTTCTTGGAAAGCCCAGAgcagtgacagctgcagttatCTTTCGGGTACACCGCAGTCCGAGACCTACCACGGCTTCTTCACCGAGCAGGTCAAAGCGGAGAATCTACAGATAGGCCAGCATGACTTGCACTGTAATTTCCTGGAGGATCCTGGTCCAGAGTGTCTTTTGATGGCGAGGGACAGTCTGAACTTGGAATCTTGCAGGTTGAAGGAAGACCACTGTGCCGTGAAATACGAATTTGATGTCATTCCCGCAGAAGGCGGAGGCGAGCGCAAACAGAAGAAGCGAGATCAGAACAAAACAGCCGCCCATAG GTATCGCCAAAGAAAAAGGGCAGAGTTAGATTCGTTGGAAGAACAGCTTCACTGCCTGGAAGTGAGGAACCGCGAGCTGCGTGACAAGGCAGAGTCCGTCGAGCGTGAAATCCAGTACGTCAAAGACCTCCTGATCGAAGTTTACAAGGCCAGAAGCCAAAGGCTAAAGCAGGATGCAACAGGATAA
- the LOC127588709 gene encoding uncharacterized protein LOC127588709 isoform X2: MTEEVDFSSYLPNPPSPPSSTNASLPPSPLQNDIHVPSDLEVMTSLLQEELAQLEDYFLSEPLPEKGPRLGRCDRASLLTGPQPYSQLPCASYSAPNQSESSPFLLTLASGEVDLLGVCAGPVGRSKIPRYTPYSCGRPSPCARKRIPDGVRLGEGYDHSSSSKGINSGNSSLSYCCVEEEQLAGYCLGGAVELRKCGVLAKEDKNCRFNHNAVGNAKAATAAGGFHFAASLHDPPKKEDLLMYSMREVSSGAANSEVLSGVKTGAEVPKATVSWKAQSSDSCSYLSGTPQSETYHGFFTEQVKAENLQIGQHDLHCNFLEDPGPECLLMARDSLNLESCRLKEDHCAVKYEFDVIPAEGGGERKQKKRDQNKTAAHRYRQRKRAELDSLEEQLHCLEVRNRELRDKAESVEREIQYVKDLLIEVYKARSQRLKQDATG, encoded by the exons ATGACGGAAGAAGTCGACTTCTCCTCATACCTCCCGAATCCTCCCTCCCCtccttcctccaccaatgcctCCCTTCCCCCGTCACCCCTTCAGAATGACATCCACGTGCCCTCCGACTTAGAGGTTATGACCTCTCTGCTGCAAGAGGAACTAGCCCAACTGGAAGACTACTTCCTGTCCGAGCCGCTGCCAGAGAAAGGTCCCAGGCTGGGAAGATGTGACCGGGCTTCGCTGCTGACGGGTCCTCAGCCGTACAGTCAGCTGCCCTGCGCGTCGTACTCCGCACCCAACCAGTCGGAATCCAGCCCGTTTCTGCTCACCCTGGCAAGCGGAGAAGTGGACTTGCTCGGTGTGTGTGCCGGGCCGGTAGGGCGGTCCAAAATTCCCAGATACACCCCGTACAGCTGCGGTCGCCCCAGTCCGTGCGCTCGGAAAAGAATCCCAGACGGCGTGAGGTTAGGCGAAGGTTACGACCACAGTTCAAGTTCCAAAGGAATCAACTCAGGTAACTCATCACTCAGTTATTGCTGCGTGGAAGAAGAGCAGTTAGCCGGCTACTGCCTGGGCGGTGCGGTCGAGCTCCGAAAATGCGGCGTTCTcgcaaaagaagacaaaaactgCCGCTTCAATCACAACGCTGTCGGCAACGCAAAGGCGGCCACCGCCGCTGGCGGATTCCATTTTGCCGCATCCCTTCACGACCCGCCAAAGAAAGAAGATCTGTTGATGTACAGCATGAGAGAGGTGAGCAGCGGCGCCGCTAACAGCGAGGTGCTGTCCGGCGTCAAGACTGGCGCGGAGGTGCCAAAAGCGACAGTTTCTTGGAAAGCCCAGAgcagtgacagctgcagttatCTTTCGGGTACACCGCAGTCCGAGACCTACCACGGCTTCTTCACCGAGCAGGTCAAAGCGGAGAATCTACAGATAGGCCAGCATGACTTGCACTGTAATTTCCTGGAGGATCCTGGTCCAGAGTGTCTTTTGATGGCGAGGGACAGTCTGAACTTGGAATCTTGCAGGTTGAAGGAAGACCACTGTGCCGTGAAATACGAATTTGATGTCATTCCCGCAGAAGGCGGAGGCGAGCGCAAACAGAAGAAGCGAGATCAGAACAAAACAGCCGCCCATAG GTATCGCCAAAGAAAAAGGGCAGAGTTAGATTCGTTGGAAGAACAGCTTCACTGCCTGGAAGTGAGGAACCGCGAGCTGCGTGACAAGGCAGAGTCCGTCGAGCGTGAAATCCAGTACGTCAAAGACCTCCTGATCGAAGTTTACAAGGCCAGAAGCCAAAGGCTAAAGCAGGATGCAACAGGATAA